A window of the Cannabis sativa cultivar Pink pepper isolate KNU-18-1 chromosome X, ASM2916894v1, whole genome shotgun sequence genome harbors these coding sequences:
- the LOC115695329 gene encoding uncharacterized protein LOC115695329: MASKVLLDDMEPWLDLQGKVVMVTGASSGLSRDFCVDLAIVGCRVVAAARRVDRLKSLSDEIKSLALSTSSSSSSSVRAMAVELDVCVDGPTIEKSVQRAWEAFGRINALVNNADIKGYC; this comes from the coding sequence ATGGCGAGCAAAGTATTGTTGGACGACATGGAGCCTTGGCTGGACCTTCAAGGGAAGGTGGTGATGGTGACCGGCGCCTCCTCTGGTCTAAGTCGCGACTTTTGTGTCGATCTCGCTATAGTCGGTTGTCGCGTCGTAGCTGCCGCTCGTCGCGTTGATCGCCTTAAGTCCCTGAGTGACGAAATTAAAAGCCTTGCTCTGTCAACTTCGTCCTCTTCTTCGAGTAGCGTCAGAGCTATGGCAGTCGAGCTTGATGTGTGCGTCGATGGACCCACAATAGAGAAATCTGTGCAGAGGGCTTGGGAGGCGTTTGGGCGGATTAATGCTTTGGTTAACAATGCCGACATTAAAGGTTATTGTTGA